The genomic stretch cagagtagatgacccctatttattttggggtcacttaatcaaaggtcaaggtcacaggatccggaacaatgacttgagaaccactaggccaagggTGTTGAAATTTAGCTGGATGACTAGACATGccaagtagacgatccctattgcagccaaccatcagtgtctctttgactttcgctcctggcctctattgacttcttgcctataggactttgcattgggggagacatgcgcttttttacaaaagcaatttctagtatCACAgcggtttttagctcacctgagccctttgtgctcaaggtgagcttttatgatcgccctgtgtccgtcgtcgtccgtccgtccatctgtccatcgttgtcaacaatttgactgttaacactctagaggtcacaattttggcccagtcttaatgaaacttggtcagaatgttaccctcaataaaatcttgaacgaatttgatattggatcatctggggtcaaaaactaggtcaccaggtcaaatcaaaggaaaagcttgttaaaactctagaggtcacaattttggcccagtcttcatgaaacttggtcagaatgttacccttaataaaatcttggatgagtttgatatttggttatctggggtcaaaaactaggtcaccaggtcaaatcaaaggaaaagcttgttaacactctagaggccatatttatgaccgtatcttcataacatttggtcagaatggtaatcttgatgatctcaaggtccagtttgaatctgggtcatgcagggtcaaaaactaggtcaccgggtcaaaggaaatcaaaggaaaaactagttaacattctagaggccacattaatgaccatatcttaatgaaacttggtcagaaggttaatcttgatgatatatagtttattttcaattctgggtcaggtggggtcaaaaactaggtcaccagctgaaagcaaaggaaaagctagttaacactctagaggccacattcatgaccatatcttaatgaaacttggtcagaaggttaatcttgatgatctttagatcaagtttaattctgggtcagatgggatcaaaaactaggtcactaggtcaaatcaaaggaaaagcttgttaacactccagaggccacatttatgacttatcttcatgaaacttagtcagaatgttaatcttgatgatctttagattaagttcgaatctgggtcttatggggtcaaaaactaggtcaccgggtcaaatcaaagaaaaagctagttaacactctagaggtcacacttttggccaaatcttaatgaaacttggtcagaatgttaacctcaatatagtcttggaagaatttgatattgggtcatctggggtcaaaaactaggtcaccaggtcaaatcaaaggaaaagctttttaacactctagaggccacatttatgactgtatcttcatgaaacttggtcagaattttaaccttgatgatctcaaggtccattttgaatctgggtcatgtagggtcaaaaactaggtcaccaggtcaaatcaaagaaaaggctagttaacactgtagaggccacatttatgaccatatcttaatgtgaaatttggtcagaatgttaatcttgatgattcctaagtcaggtgagcaatacagggccttcatggccctcttgttattggATGACCATCTACTAAATTCCTTCAGATCATTCTGTTTCGGTAGAAACATGGCCACCGATGGATGTGGGTCTAGTCTTCtctgaggggcctccgtggccagtTGTTAAAAgtcgctgacatcaaatcacttgccccctcatcgatgtgggttcgatcctTACTCGCtgtgttgaatttttcatgtgaggatgccatccagctggcttacagaaggttggtggttctaacTAGATGCCCTCCCGTAATTAAATAATGAAAGAAGGAACACCTGTGTCTTCCTCTAcaaccaaagctggaaagtctccatatgacctacaaCAGTGTCGGTGCAACCTTAATTCCATTAAAACAATCAAACTAGTCTCTATATGGCTATTTGGAAAACTTCCATAATCTCAGCTGAAATGACTGGCCCGATTTTAAGATAATCTGATAGCATTGGTCCTTGTGACAAAATTATTCAGTCCAGCTATGGGTTAAGATGAGTGTTCTTTGGCTATCATACTCCtattatgttatacatgtatgtgtaactgtaatattttttcttttatagattttgaaaatggtaaaacaagtcattattttgataccagCATAACGGGGCAAACAAAAGGTACAGTTACAGACATGAACAAATACATATAGCTAGGCCATTTCTATAGATTACAAAAGAGAATTTGCACATGATCGATATTCCTCGTGAACGAATTTTCAACACAAATCTCCACAAACCTCTAAGTGAGGCATAAAGGAGACATATGAGAATACACCTAGAATAGAAATTATGGTTTAAATGTTATGTTTATGAAAGTGGGTGTATTTACAAGGAGTTATCGAAAGTTGCATTCACCAATATATAAAGATTAATCTTGTCACAGCTGTCGTCGGAAGAAACTTATTAGAATTCGTACAAGAAGAAAGTGATTTCTAATTATGCATGTAATCAAAGAGTACATTTAAAGAAAGAACTGGGAAAAACATATAAGAGAGAAACGCTTGAAATGTCCTGTTTGTGATTATGCTTCTAATCACAGTGATATGAAGACacataggagaatacatactggagagaaatgttttaaatgtgatgattgtgactatgcttgtaatcAGAACGGTAATCTGAAGACacataggagaatacatactggagagaaatgttttagatgtgatgtttgtgactatgcttgttcTGACGGCAGTTCTCTAAAGAAacataggagaatacatactggagagaaatgctttaaatgtgatgtttgtgactatgcttgtaattGGAGCCGTAATCTGAAGATacataggagaatacatactggagaaaaatgctttaaatgtgatgtttgtgactatgcttgtaattGGAGCGGTAGTCTGAAGAAacataggagaatacatactggagagaaatgttttagatgtgatgtttgtgactatgcttgtaataATAGCAGTTATCTGAAGATacataggagaatacatactggagagaaatgttttagatgtgatgtttgtgactatgcttgtaataATAGCAGTTATCTGAAGATacataggagaatacatactggagagaaatgttttagatgtgatgtttgtgactatgcttgtaatcAGAGCGGTAGTCTGAAGATACAcaggagaatacatactggagaaaaatgttttaaatgtgatgATTGTGACTATGCTTGTTCTGACGGCAGTTCTCTAAAGAAacataggagaatacatactggagagaaatgctttaaatgtgatgtttgtgactatgcttgtaatcAGAGCAGTAGTCTTAACAAacataggagaatacatactggagagaaatgttttaaatgtgatgtttgtgactatgcttgtattAATAGCAGCCGTCTAAAGATACAtaagagaatacatactggagagaaatgctttaaatgtgatgtttgtgactatgcttgtaataATAGCAGTTATCTAAAGAGTCAtaagagaatacatactggagagaaacgcttcaaatgtgatgtttgtgactatgcttgtaatcATAGCGGTAGTCTGAGGAAacataggagaatacatactggagagaaatgttttaaatgtgatgtttgtgactatgcttgtattAATAGCAGCCGTCTGAAGATACAtaagagaatacatactggagagaaatgctttaaatgtgatgtttgtgactatgcttgttaTAACAGCAGTTATCTAAAGAGTCAtaagagaatacatactggagagaaacgcttcagatgtgatgtttgtgactatgcttgtaatcATAGCGGTAGTCTGAGGAAacataggagaatacatactggagagaaatgttttaaatgtgatgtttgtgactatgcttgtattAATAGCAGCCGTCTGAAGATACAtaagagaatacatactggagagaaatgctttaaatgtgatgatttgtgactatgcttgttaTAACGACGGTAGTCTGAAGATacataggagaatacatactggagagaaatgctttaaatgtgatgatttgtgactatgcttgttaTAACGACGGTAGTCTGAAGATacataggagaatacatactggagagaaatgctttaaatgtaatgtttgtgactatgcttgtaataATAGCAGTAATCTGAGGAAACATAGGATAATACATACTGGAGACAagtgctttaaatgtgatgtttgtgactatgcttgttaTGACGACAGTAGTCT from Mercenaria mercenaria strain notata chromosome 16, MADL_Memer_1, whole genome shotgun sequence encodes the following:
- the LOC123540146 gene encoding zinc finger protein 600-like, whose protein sequence is MKTHRRIHTGEKCFKCDDCDYACNQNGNLKTHRRIHTGEKCFRCDVCDYACSDGSSLKKHRRIHTGEKCFKCDVCDYACNWSRNLKIHRRIHTGEKCFKCDVCDYACNWSGSLKKHRRIHTGEKCFRCDVCDYACNNSSYLKIHRRIHTGEKCFRCDVCDYACNNSSYLKIHRRIHTGEKCFRCDVCDYACNQSGSLKIHRRIHTGEKCFKCDDCDYACSDGSSLKKHRRIHTGEKCFKCDVCDYACNQSSSLNKHRRIHTGEKCFKCDVCDYACINSSRLKIHKRIHTGEKCFKCDVCDYACNNSSYLKSHKRIHTGEKRFKCDVCDYACNHSGSLRKHRRIHTGEKCFKCDVCDYACINSSRLKIHKRIHTGEKCFKCDVCDYACYNSSYLKSHKRIHTGEKRFRCDVCDYACNHSGSLRKHRRIHTGEKCFKCDVCDYACINSSRLKIHKRIHTGEKCFKCDDL